Below is a genomic region from Virgibacillus dokdonensis.
CACATATCATAGTTATAATGCTGCGGTTTTGGTTTTTCAAAAGCTGGATTCACCACAATGGCACCATTTTCATTAAGCGTGAAATAAGCAGCACTTTTTTCCAATGCGGCTCGAATATCCGCACCCTGCAATTCCAAAACGACTAACGTATTCGGATACATATAATTGGCGACAACATCACGCATGGTAACGGTTTGGCTAAAACCTTTCGAGTCATTGTTTAACAAGGCGGTTACAGAAATATCTGCACCACTTGCTTCCATTTGTACTTTTTGAATAAATTCAATAAACGGATGTTTACGAGTCCGAGCTTGCAATGGATCATCAATGGTCATATCCCCTTTAATATAGCCAACAGGCTGATCAAGCCATTGTTGGGTGGAGGCTTCTACTTCTTTCGTTAAATGGACAATCTCTTGATCGGGAGGAGTTTGAGCTAAATTATGCAAGCTTGCTTTCTTATCAATAATTTGCCACCCTGCAGCAGATTTTGTAAATTGAGTATCCACTTTACCATAGAGAGTGGCGTTATTTCCAGGCTGAATAACTAATACATCATGAACGGTGCCTGTAAGCTGGCGGTGTTGATGGCCTGTTAACAGAACATCAATACCTTTAATTTGACATATGGCATAGCCTTGATTTTCTCCAGTTAGTGTTTCTGTAGCCTCTCCTGTATGAATATCACGTTCAAATCCGCCATGGTAAGAAACAACGAGTAAATCAGGCTGCTCCTTTTTATGGATAGAAGGAACCCATGTTTTTACTGTCTCATATGCATCTCTAAAGTGAATGTCTGCAATATGTTCTGGAGATTCCCAATTTGGTATGTAATGCGTTGTAACCCCTAAAATGGCAACTTTAATTCCGTCCTTTAGCGTCTTTATCATATATGGAGGACCGTATTTTGGCTCTTTTGTTTCTGCATCTAACACATTTGCAGCGAGCCAAGGAAAATCGGATTGCTTCATTGCAGCTTGTAAGATAGATTGACCAAAATTAAATTCATGATTGCCAATCACAGAAGCGTCAATGTTAATTTTGTTCATGGCCTGAATGATCGGGTTTACTTCATGAGGGTGTTCTTTCACATAATGCGTCATTAAAGGAGTGCCTTGAATAAGGTCTCCATTATCAAGGACGATGACGTTATCATGCGTACTACGAATTTGTTTAACTGCAGTTGCATATCTTGCTAGTCCATTTGCAGATTCTTCATTTGTGCCATAATTAATCGGCATAATGTGGCCGTGAATATCACTTGTATAAATAAGGCTTACGTTGACAGACGTATTGTTCAAAGGTAAGCATCCTTTCCATGTAACTTATAGGAATAAAATTTTTGGGTTTATCGTATAAGAAAAATGATAGCTTGCGCCATAGAACTTGGCGACAAGCCAAGTTTTTCTAACAAGATAAGCAAGTATAAAATCAGGGGCTTATGTATACAAAATAACCCAATAAGCCATGTCTGGCTCCAGCTCCCAGCAACTAGGCGACTTCACGAATCGTCTTACGATAAGTCATCATTGGTTCGTCCTAAATAGGAAGGCCGACTAAAGACGGGCTTGCCGGAGGGCGCCGGCATACTCCTGTTGCAGGAGCATGATTCCTAAAACTTTAGTTGATTCGTTCCAGTCGCTACGTTGCTAAACATGCGCCCTGAGCCTTTCTTTTCTTCATGTAACTATGGGAAATAGCCCCACAAGGAATCTGTGGGACTGTATAGAAATAACTATACTATTTTCCGACGAATTCGCGCGGAAAGAAAGTCAATCACCGTAACAACGATAATAATGGCTAGTAAAATTAATCCCATTTCATTCCAATTTCTGTTGCTGGAAGCAAATATAATCATTGTTCCAATACCTCCAGCTCCAACAATACCTAAAATGGATGAAGCTCTAATATCGACTTCGAATCGATAAATGGCATAGGATAAAAATTCCGGAACAATTTGTGGTATAACTCCGTAAAATAAAATTTGAATTTTATTTGCCCCATTTGCCTCCATTGCTTCAATGACTTGCATATCAATGGATTCAATTACTTCAGAGTAAAGCTTACCGAGCATACCTGTTGAACCAATTGCGATAGCTAACACACCAGCAAAAGCGTTAGGACCGACCGCTACAACGAACAATATTGCCAAAATAATATCAGGGAATGCACGCACGGCTGACAATATCCATTTTCCAATGGTAGTTAAGATTTTACTCTTAGTCATATTTTGAGCTGCTAAAAATCCTAATGGAATAGCTAAAACTGCGGCCATCAAGGAGCCGGCAAAAGCAATCAATATGGTCTCCCATATTTTTGCAGCAACTTCGCTTGTTGCAGACCAATCAGGTTGAAACAGTTTTGGGATAACCCGTGAGAAGTTATTTACCATTCGCTCAAAAGCTCTTCCCCAATCGATATCGATACCAAGAAAAGTCCAAACATATAGCGCTACGATAGCTAAGAAAATAACGATTCGTCTTACTATTTTAAAGGTTGATTTTGGTTGTTTAGGAGGTAAAGAATACGCAGCCATTAGATCAAAGCCTCCCTTAGTTTATTGCTAATAAATTCAATGATAATAACGACAATAAAAATTAAAATAATAATCGCCATGGCATTAGGATAATTATAAAAACCGAGTTGTTGATCCAGAACTAAGCCAATTCCTCCTGCACCTACTAATCCTAAAACGACGGAAGCGCGGATGTTAATTTCGAATACATAGAGTACGAAGGAAGTGAATTGTGGTAAAACTTGTGGAACAAGCCCAAAATAAATAACTTGAAAAACATTCCCGCCTGAAGCACGCATGGCTTCTAGTGGATTCATATCAACAGATTCGATCGTTTCACTAATCAATTTAGCTAGTATGCCTAAAGAAAAGATAAATAATGCTAAAATTCCTGGTAACAGGCCGACACCGAATAAACCAACAAAAATAACGGCTAGCACTAAGTCTGGGATCGTGCGCAGAATATTTAAAAATGTTCTTGTAATGAGATATAACGGTTTAAAAGTCGTTATATTTTGGGCAGATAATAGTGCTAAAGGTACAGTCAGGATTGCTGCTAATGTGGTAGCTATAATTGCCATTTGGATAGTTTGCGCCATTTCTCCCCAAACCTTTGGAATAACTTCTAGATTAGGTGGAAAAAACTTTTCAATAACGACGTACATATTGCCTAGTGCATTGCCGAAGCCACCGACCATTTCCCGTTGCGTCCAAAATATACTAAACAAATAAAAACCAATGACGATAAAAAAGATGATCGTGATTTGTAGTTTTGTTTTTACAGGATAAATGGAGGGTGTTTTCTCTGTCATTTCTTGTTTTGATTGTTTGGTCACGATTTGTTCGCCCCCCCACGTAAGTCATCCTCACGTATCGAACGTCCATAAATTTCTTCAAATGTTTTCTCCGTAACTTCCGATGCAGG
It encodes:
- the phnE gene encoding phosphonate ABC transporter, permease protein PhnE, with product MAAYSLPPKQPKSTFKIVRRIVIFLAIVALYVWTFLGIDIDWGRAFERMVNNFSRVIPKLFQPDWSATSEVAAKIWETILIAFAGSLMAAVLAIPLGFLAAQNMTKSKILTTIGKWILSAVRAFPDIILAILFVVAVGPNAFAGVLAIAIGSTGMLGKLYSEVIESIDMQVIEAMEANGANKIQILFYGVIPQIVPEFLSYAIYRFEVDIRASSILGIVGAGGIGTMIIFASSNRNWNEMGLILLAIIIVVTVIDFLSARIRRKIV
- a CDS encoding bifunctional metallophosphatase/5'-nucleotidase: MNNTSVNVSLIYTSDIHGHIMPINYGTNEESANGLARYATAVKQIRSTHDNVIVLDNGDLIQGTPLMTHYVKEHPHEVNPIIQAMNKINIDASVIGNHEFNFGQSILQAAMKQSDFPWLAANVLDAETKEPKYGPPYMIKTLKDGIKVAILGVTTHYIPNWESPEHIADIHFRDAYETVKTWVPSIHKKEQPDLLVVSYHGGFERDIHTGEATETLTGENQGYAICQIKGIDVLLTGHQHRQLTGTVHDVLVIQPGNNATLYGKVDTQFTKSAAGWQIIDKKASLHNLAQTPPDQEIVHLTKEVEASTQQWLDQPVGYIKGDMTIDDPLQARTRKHPFIEFIQKVQMEASGADISVTALLNNDSKGFSQTVTMRDVVANYMYPNTLVVLELQGADIRAALEKSAAYFTLNENGAIVVNPAFEKPKPQHYNYDMWEGVTYTINVAKPIGNRVEKLCYHGKPITEKENYHVVLNNYRASGGGDYSMFKNKPVVKEIQKDAVELIRAYFEKNQTVDATVTDNFKVTAEA
- the phnE gene encoding phosphonate ABC transporter, permease protein PhnE, which gives rise to MTEKTPSIYPVKTKLQITIIFFIVIGFYLFSIFWTQREMVGGFGNALGNMYVVIEKFFPPNLEVIPKVWGEMAQTIQMAIIATTLAAILTVPLALLSAQNITTFKPLYLITRTFLNILRTIPDLVLAVIFVGLFGVGLLPGILALFIFSLGILAKLISETIESVDMNPLEAMRASGGNVFQVIYFGLVPQVLPQFTSFVLYVFEINIRASVVLGLVGAGGIGLVLDQQLGFYNYPNAMAIIILIFIVVIIIEFISNKLREALI